One Salmo salar unplaced genomic scaffold, Ssal_v3.1, whole genome shotgun sequence genomic window carries:
- the LOC123738753 gene encoding histone H2A-like, whose translation MSGRGKTGGKARAKAKTRSSRAGLQFPVGRVHRLLRKGNYAERVGAGAPVYLATVLEYLTAEILELAGNAARDNKKTRIIPRHLQLAVRNDEELNKLLGGVTIAQGGVLPNIQAVLLPKKTEKAVKAK comes from the coding sequence ATGAGCGGAAGAGGCAAAACCGGAGGCAAGGCCAGGGCCAAGGCAAAGACACGTTCATCCCGTGCCGGACTCCAGTTCCCCGTGGGCCGTGTGCACAGGCTGCTGCGCAAAGGCAACTACGCCGAGCGTGTGGGCGCTGGCGCACCAGtgtacctggccaccgtgctCGAGTACCTGACTGCTGAGATCCTGGAGTTGGCCGGCAACGCTGCCCGTGACAACAAGAAGACTCGTATCATCCCCCGTCACCTGCAGCTGGCCGTCCGTAACGACGAGGAGCTGAACAAACTGCTTGGCGGCGTGACCATCGCTCAGGGTGGTGTGCTGCCCAACATCCAGGCAGTGCTGCTCCCCAAGAAGACTGAGAAGGCCGTCAAAGCCAAGTAA